In Ciconia boyciana chromosome 16, ASM3463844v1, whole genome shotgun sequence, one genomic interval encodes:
- the AATK gene encoding serine/threonine-protein kinase LMTK1 isoform X4, protein MGRLAAAAAAAMSAAFLSPSLAFSSHFDPDGTPLSELSWSSSLAVVAVSFSGLFTFIFLMLACLCCKKGDIGFKEFENAEGDDYVTELSAQGSPAPQHGPEVYVLPLTKVSLPMAKQPGRSVQLLKSADLGRQSLLYLKEIGHGWFGKVFLGEVNSGISSTQVVVKELKASASVQDQMQFLEEAQPYRALQHTNLLQCLAQCAEVTPYLLVMEFCPLGDLKGYLRSCRGAEAMTPDPLTLQRMACEVACGVLHLHRNNYIHSDLALRNCLLTADLTVKIGDYGLSHCKYKDDYFVTADQLWVPLRWIAPELIDEVHGNLLIVDQTKSSNVWSLGVTIWELFELGSQPYDHYSDRQVLAYAIKEQQLKLPKPQLKLSLSERWYEVMQFCWLQPEQRPTAEEVHLLLSYLCAKGATEAEEEFEKRWNSMKPNGSASASHHGAELSSFPLLEQFSADGFPSDGDDILTVMETSHGLNFEYKWEHTKTEHFQAPLGSLSPSSAARYHDLYYPAATAGRLSLGVSPSCYECKPPGCPGLPAPGVVPILGAHSPSLGSEYYIRIEGPGEGSAELDYAMCAYSPAGERGSPRPPSCWRAQGARGSAYDSDSSPTVSLSMEPLLGHAPAGEGSWECAEYYPYPCPGQEPRGYEPSPSHGAEGYLLEEEPAQPGSQDWPVPGFQPGIFADPLGVSPSVNCAYSPRGYGEAQAVPPGGRLPGQSGTSLDCVALELGEDSPPGAPRPQAVSPPAQRHPWASNSSANNNIGSGSPAFREPPAGDSWCYRRMITFRGLMAKPLGTVPRGQPQLGGSPPGHDFHRLRQDQPPSTACGSSSPCRSPSPQRQAWHSRDSSTSGRSQAAALAGSPSAPWGPGTAPPAGAGAPHDARPDESVEGSSPAHSPLPHATAAPGLGEAAPMAGTAAPNPGPPAEPGVDGTQLVPESPEAPVPVPGEAAAESDACASGDADRTPDKTFSSASFPSTDEGSDEDTAELTSGIFTNFSGDYLERVEAAPAFKSLQKQVGTPDSLESLDIPSTASSCEAFSPIAFAPTGQPKALDSGYDTENNESPEFVLKEPHEPREPEAFSQLGKPPPGLPGPGGEGEGPAPETRLSASLGTELHSLAEKNPYRDSAYFSDYDAEAERGPKDEEDSDGSRTPEAEEGPQPPAQDLGRAPVLGEDPLHPPGAPGSPPPVPAIVGAADVPAAGVSAGDRRGAESGSAPAGPTGQGSGTDRRPAGTGLVPGSSLRPAGDACPPGSAPPKTFFLTPVPASPGEPASVGGIHVPEGVPRLGGAAARGEQTVPPTPGLGEPGLPPEGTGAGDAPGGPSTLLPGGESPPGISPLPSAREPRPAAPERHEELEEEEEDTEDSDESDEELRCYNIQEQSEESEEEPAAVPIVVAESQSSRNLRSLLKMPSLLSEAFCEDLERKKKAVSFYDDVTIYLFDQESPTRELAEQSFPEPPQPSGQPPAGSSPPSPVDRLGASDDSSDGNASEESGGFEWDDDFPLMPVKPSLMASLTGTPVEPSPAVPALPALVPVQKQVLPIQFSRFTVSPAPVSRFSITHVSDSDMDSIGGSSEDGDRE, encoded by the exons ACGGCACCCCCCTTAGCGAGCTCTCCTGGTCCTCCTCGCTGGCCGTTGTGGCTGTTTCCTTCTCGGGGCTCTTCACCTTCATCTTCCTCATGTTGgcctgcctgtgctgcaagAAGGGGGACATCGGCTTCAAG GAGTTTGAGAACGCCGAGGGGGACGACTACGTGACGGAGCTCTCGGCCCAGGGCTCGCCCGCCCCCCAGCATGGCCCCGAGGTCTACGTCCTGCCCCTCACCAAGGTCTCCCTGCCCATGGCCAAGCAGCCGGGGCGCTCAG TGCAGCTCCTCAAGTCGGCGGACCTGGGGCGGCAGAGCCTGCTCTACCTGAAGGAGATCGGGCACGGCTGGTTTGGCAAG GTGTTCCTGGGGGAGGTGAACTCGGGCATCAGCAGCACCCAGGTGGTGGTGAAGGAGCTGAAGGCGAGTGCCAGCGTGCAGGACCAGATGCAGTTCCTGGAGGAAGCACAGCCCTACAG GGCCCTCCAGCACACCAAcctgctgcagtgcctggcccAGTGCGCCGAGGTCACCCCGTACCTGCTGGTGATGGAGTTCTGCCCGCTG GGTGACCTGAAGGGGTACCTGCGGAGCTGCCGGGGGGCCGAGGCCATGACCCCGGACCCGCTGACCCTGCAGAGGATGGCGTGTGAGGTGGCCTGCGGCGTCCTGCACCTGCACAGGAACAACTACATCCACAG CGACCTGGCCCTGCGGAACTGCCTGCTCACCGCCGACCTGACCGTCAAGATTGGAGACTACGGGCTCTCGCACTGCAAGTACAAA GACGACTACTTCGTGACGGCCGACCAGCTGTGGGTGCCGCTGCGCTGGATCGCACCCGAGCTCATCGACGAAGTGCACGGCAACCTGCTCATTGTGGACCAGACCAAGTCCAGCAACGTCTG GTCACTGGGCGTCACCATCTGGGAGCTGTTTGAGCTGGGCAGCCAGCCCTACGACCACTACTCCGACCGGCAAGTGCTCGCCTACGCCATCAAGGAGCAGCAGCTCAAGCTGCCCAAGCCCCAGCTGAAGCTGTCGCTGTCGGAGCGCTG GTACGAGGTGATGCagttctgctggctgcagccggAGCAGCGCCCGACGGCGGAGGAGGTCCACCTCCTGCTCTCCTACCTCTGCGCCAAAGGGGCGACGGAGGCGGAGGAGGAGTTCGAGAAGCGCTGGAACTCCATGAAGCCCAACGGCAGCGCCAGCGCCAGCCACCACGGCGCCGAGCTCTCCTCCTTCCcgctgctggagcagttctCGGCCGACGGCTTCCCCTCAGACGGGGACGACATCCTCACCGTCATGGAGACCAGCCACGGCCTCAATTTCGAGTACAAGTGGGAGCACACCAAGACCGAGCACTTCCAGGCACCCCTGGGGTCCCTGAGCCCCAGCAGCGCCGCCCGCTACCACGACCTCTACTACCCGGCCGCAACCGCGGGGCGCCTGAGCCTGGGGGTCTCGCCCTCCTGCTACGAGTGCAAGCcgccgggctgccccggccTGCCGGCACCCGGCGTGGTGCCCATCCTGGGCGCCCACAGCCCCTCGCTCGGCAGCGAGTACTACATCCGCATCGAGGGGCCCGGGGAGGGCAGCGCCGAGCTGGACTACGCCATGTGCGCCTACAGCCCCGCAGGCGAGCGGGGGTCCCCGCGCCCCCCGTCCTGCTGGAGAGCCCAGGGTGCCCGCGGCAGTGCCTACGACTCTGACAGCAGCCCCACCGTCTCCCTCAGCATGGAGCCGCTGCTGGGCCACGCGCCGGCGGGCGAGGGCTCCTGGGAGTGCGCCGAGTACTACCCCTACCCCTGCCCGGGGCAGGAGCCGCGGGGCTACGAGCCGTCCCCCAGCCACGGGGCCGAGGGGTacctgctggaggaggagcCCGCCCAGCCGGGCAGCCAGGACTGGCCTGTCCCCGGCTTCCAGCCCGGCATCTTTGCCGACCCGCTCGGCGTCTCGCCGTCGGTGAACTGCGCCTACAGCCCCCGGGGGTACGGGGAGGCGCAGGCAGTcccgccgggcgggcggctgccagggcagagcgGGACCAGTCTGGACTGCGTGGCGTTGGAGCTGGGCGAGGACAGCCCCCCCGGAGCCCCGCGCCCGCAGGCCGTGAGCCCCCCGGCTCAGCGGCATCCCTGGGCCTCCAACAGCTCCGCCAACAACAACATCGGCAGCGGCAGCCCAGCGTTCCGCGAGCCCCCGGCCGGTGACAGCTGGTGCTACCGCCGCATGATCACCTTCCGGGGGCTGATGGCCAAGCCCCTGGGCACCGTGCCCCGCGGCCAGCCCCAGCTCGGGGGGTCCCCGCCGGGCCACGACTTCCACCGCCTGCGGCAGGATCAGCCCCCCAGCACGGCCTGCGGCTCCTCCTCCCCGTGCCGCTCGCCCTCCCCGCAGCGCCAGGCCTGGCACAGCCGTGACTCATCAACCTCCGGCCGCTCGCAGGCAGCGGCGCTGGCTGGCAGCCCCAGCGCGCCGTGGGGCCCGGGCACCGCCCCGCCAGCCGGCGCGGGGGCCCCGCACGATGCCCGCCCGGACGAGAGCGTggaggggagcagccctgcccacagcccGCTGCCCCACGCCACGGCTGCACCGGGGCTGGGCGAGGCCGCCCCCATGGCTGGCACCGCGGCCCCTAaccccggcccccccgcggAGCCCGGCGTAGACGGCACCCAGCTTGTGCCAGAGTCCCCCGAGGCGCCTGTGCCGGTGCCCGGGGAGGCTGCCGCTGAGAGCGACGCATGTGCCAGCGGTGATGCAGACCGGACGCCAGACAAGACCTTCTCCAGCGCCAGCTTCCCCAGCACGGACGAGGGGAGCGATGAGGACACGGCGGAGCTGACCTCCGGCATCTTCACCAACTTCTCTGGGGACTACCTGGAGCGGGTGGAGGCGGCCCCGGCGTTCAAGTCCCTGCAGAAGCAGGTGGGGACGCCGGACTCCCTGGAGTCGCTGGACATCCCCTCCACAGCCAGCTCCTGCGAGGCCTTCAGCCCCATCGCCTTCGCGCCCACCGGCCAGCCCAAGGCCCTCGACAGCGGCTACGACACCGAGAACAACGAGTCCCCCGAGTTCGTCCTCAAAGAGCCCCACGAGCCCCGAGAGCCGGAGGCCTTCAGCCAGCTGGGGAAgccgcccccggggctgccggggccggggggcgagGGCGAGGGTCCGGCCCCCGAAACACGGCTCTCCGCTTCCCTCGGGACCGAGCTGCACAGCCTCGCCGAGAAGAACCCCTACCGCGACTCTGCCTACTTCTCTGACTATGACGCCGAGGCCGAGCGCGGCCCCAAGGACGAGGAGGACAGCGACGGGTCCCGGACcccagaggcagaggagggtccccagccccctgcgCAGGACCTGGGGCGAGCCCCTGTGCTGGGAGAGGACCCGCTGCACCCCCCGGGGGCACCTGGCAGCCCCCCACCAGTGCCTGCCATTGTGGGGGCAGCGGACGTTCCGGCAGCGGGGGTTTCGGCAGGGGACCGGAGGGGGGCAGAGTCCGGGAGTGCTCCGGCCGGCCCCACGGGACAGGGGTCTGGCACCGATCGGCGACCCGCTGGCACGGGGCTGGTGCCGGGCAGCTCCCTGCGCCCTGCCGGGGATGCCTGTCCCCCGGGCTCTGCGCCGCCCAAGACTTTCTTCTTGACCCCAGTTCCAGCAAGCCCCGGGGAGCCGGCGTCGGTCGGAGGGATCCACGTGCCCGAGGGCGTCCCCAGGCTtgggggagctgcagccaggggCGAACAGACTGTGCCCCCCACGCCGGGGCTTGGGGAACCAGGGCTGCCCCCCGAGGGGACCGGGGCGGGCGATGCGCCGGGGGGTCCCAGCACGCTGCTACCGGGGGGTGAGTCACCCCCGGGCATCTCCCCGCTCCCGTCCGCCCGGGAGCCGCGTCCGGCCGCCCCCGAGCGCCacgaggagctggaggaggaggaggaggacacgGAGGACAGCGACGAGTCGGACGAGGAACTGCGCTGCTACAACATCCAGGAGCAGAGCGAGGAGAGCGAGGAGGAGCCGGCGGCTGTGCCCATCGTGGTGGCCGAgagccagagcagcaggaacCTGCGCAGCCTCCTCAAGATGCCCAGCCTGCTCTCCGAGGCCTTCTGCGAGGACCTGGAGCGCAAGAAGAAGGCCGTCTCCTTCTACGATGATGTTACCATCTACCTCTTTGACCAG GAAAGCCCCACGCGGGAGCTGGCTGAGCAGAGCTtcccagagcccccccagccttcggggcagccccccgctggcagcagcccccccagcccggtGGACAGGCTCGGTGCCTCGGACGACTCCTCGGACGGCAACGCCTCGGAAGAGA GCGGTGGCTTTGAGTGGGATGACGACTTTCCGCTCATGCCGGTGAAGCCGTCCCTGATGGCCTCGCTGACGGGGACGCCGGTGGAGCCCAGCCCGGCCgtgcctgcgctgcctgcacTGGTGCCGGTGCAGAAGCAGGTGCTGCCCATCCAGTTCTCCCGGTTCACGGTCTCGCCCGCCCCGGTGTCCCGGTTCTCCATCACCCACGTTTCCGACTCGGACATGGACTCCATAGGAG GCAGCAGCGAAGACGGTGACCGGGAGTGA
- the AATK gene encoding serine/threonine-protein kinase LMTK1 isoform X1, with amino-acid sequence MGRLAAAAAAAMSAAFLSPSLAFSSHFDPDGTPLSELSWSSSLAVVAVSFSGLFTFIFLMLACLCCKKGDIGFKAAFGSWRLTGRRSQEFENAEGDDYVTELSAQGSPAPQHGPEVYVLPLTKVSLPMAKQPGRSVQLLKSADLGRQSLLYLKEIGHGWFGKVFLGEVNSGISSTQVVVKELKASASVQDQMQFLEEAQPYRALQHTNLLQCLAQCAEVTPYLLVMEFCPLGDLKGYLRSCRGAEAMTPDPLTLQRMACEVACGVLHLHRNNYIHSDLALRNCLLTADLTVKIGDYGLSHCKYKTLHTWQDDYFVTADQLWVPLRWIAPELIDEVHGNLLIVDQTKSSNVWSLGVTIWELFELGSQPYDHYSDRQVLAYAIKEQQLKLPKPQLKLSLSERWYEVMQFCWLQPEQRPTAEEVHLLLSYLCAKGATEAEEEFEKRWNSMKPNGSASASHHGAELSSFPLLEQFSADGFPSDGDDILTVMETSHGLNFEYKWEHTKTEHFQAPLGSLSPSSAARYHDLYYPAATAGRLSLGVSPSCYECKPPGCPGLPAPGVVPILGAHSPSLGSEYYIRIEGPGEGSAELDYAMCAYSPAGERGSPRPPSCWRAQGARGSAYDSDSSPTVSLSMEPLLGHAPAGEGSWECAEYYPYPCPGQEPRGYEPSPSHGAEGYLLEEEPAQPGSQDWPVPGFQPGIFADPLGVSPSVNCAYSPRGYGEAQAVPPGGRLPGQSGTSLDCVALELGEDSPPGAPRPQAVSPPAQRHPWASNSSANNNIGSGSPAFREPPAGDSWCYRRMITFRGLMAKPLGTVPRGQPQLGGSPPGHDFHRLRQDQPPSTACGSSSPCRSPSPQRQAWHSRDSSTSGRSQAAALAGSPSAPWGPGTAPPAGAGAPHDARPDESVEGSSPAHSPLPHATAAPGLGEAAPMAGTAAPNPGPPAEPGVDGTQLVPESPEAPVPVPGEAAAESDACASGDADRTPDKTFSSASFPSTDEGSDEDTAELTSGIFTNFSGDYLERVEAAPAFKSLQKQVGTPDSLESLDIPSTASSCEAFSPIAFAPTGQPKALDSGYDTENNESPEFVLKEPHEPREPEAFSQLGKPPPGLPGPGGEGEGPAPETRLSASLGTELHSLAEKNPYRDSAYFSDYDAEAERGPKDEEDSDGSRTPEAEEGPQPPAQDLGRAPVLGEDPLHPPGAPGSPPPVPAIVGAADVPAAGVSAGDRRGAESGSAPAGPTGQGSGTDRRPAGTGLVPGSSLRPAGDACPPGSAPPKTFFLTPVPASPGEPASVGGIHVPEGVPRLGGAAARGEQTVPPTPGLGEPGLPPEGTGAGDAPGGPSTLLPGGESPPGISPLPSAREPRPAAPERHEELEEEEEDTEDSDESDEELRCYNIQEQSEESEEEPAAVPIVVAESQSSRNLRSLLKMPSLLSEAFCEDLERKKKAVSFYDDVTIYLFDQESPTRELAEQSFPEPPQPSGQPPAGSSPPSPVDRLGASDDSSDGNASEESGGFEWDDDFPLMPVKPSLMASLTGTPVEPSPAVPALPALVPVQKQVLPIQFSRFTVSPAPVSRFSITHVSDSDMDSIGGSSEDGDRE; translated from the exons ACGGCACCCCCCTTAGCGAGCTCTCCTGGTCCTCCTCGCTGGCCGTTGTGGCTGTTTCCTTCTCGGGGCTCTTCACCTTCATCTTCCTCATGTTGgcctgcctgtgctgcaagAAGGGGGACATCGGCTTCAAG GCGGCTTTCGGGAGCTGGAGGCTGACCGGGCGGCGCAGCCAG GAGTTTGAGAACGCCGAGGGGGACGACTACGTGACGGAGCTCTCGGCCCAGGGCTCGCCCGCCCCCCAGCATGGCCCCGAGGTCTACGTCCTGCCCCTCACCAAGGTCTCCCTGCCCATGGCCAAGCAGCCGGGGCGCTCAG TGCAGCTCCTCAAGTCGGCGGACCTGGGGCGGCAGAGCCTGCTCTACCTGAAGGAGATCGGGCACGGCTGGTTTGGCAAG GTGTTCCTGGGGGAGGTGAACTCGGGCATCAGCAGCACCCAGGTGGTGGTGAAGGAGCTGAAGGCGAGTGCCAGCGTGCAGGACCAGATGCAGTTCCTGGAGGAAGCACAGCCCTACAG GGCCCTCCAGCACACCAAcctgctgcagtgcctggcccAGTGCGCCGAGGTCACCCCGTACCTGCTGGTGATGGAGTTCTGCCCGCTG GGTGACCTGAAGGGGTACCTGCGGAGCTGCCGGGGGGCCGAGGCCATGACCCCGGACCCGCTGACCCTGCAGAGGATGGCGTGTGAGGTGGCCTGCGGCGTCCTGCACCTGCACAGGAACAACTACATCCACAG CGACCTGGCCCTGCGGAACTGCCTGCTCACCGCCGACCTGACCGTCAAGATTGGAGACTACGGGCTCTCGCACTGCAAGTACAAA ACCCTGCATACTTGGCAGGACGACTACTTCGTGACGGCCGACCAGCTGTGGGTGCCGCTGCGCTGGATCGCACCCGAGCTCATCGACGAAGTGCACGGCAACCTGCTCATTGTGGACCAGACCAAGTCCAGCAACGTCTG GTCACTGGGCGTCACCATCTGGGAGCTGTTTGAGCTGGGCAGCCAGCCCTACGACCACTACTCCGACCGGCAAGTGCTCGCCTACGCCATCAAGGAGCAGCAGCTCAAGCTGCCCAAGCCCCAGCTGAAGCTGTCGCTGTCGGAGCGCTG GTACGAGGTGATGCagttctgctggctgcagccggAGCAGCGCCCGACGGCGGAGGAGGTCCACCTCCTGCTCTCCTACCTCTGCGCCAAAGGGGCGACGGAGGCGGAGGAGGAGTTCGAGAAGCGCTGGAACTCCATGAAGCCCAACGGCAGCGCCAGCGCCAGCCACCACGGCGCCGAGCTCTCCTCCTTCCcgctgctggagcagttctCGGCCGACGGCTTCCCCTCAGACGGGGACGACATCCTCACCGTCATGGAGACCAGCCACGGCCTCAATTTCGAGTACAAGTGGGAGCACACCAAGACCGAGCACTTCCAGGCACCCCTGGGGTCCCTGAGCCCCAGCAGCGCCGCCCGCTACCACGACCTCTACTACCCGGCCGCAACCGCGGGGCGCCTGAGCCTGGGGGTCTCGCCCTCCTGCTACGAGTGCAAGCcgccgggctgccccggccTGCCGGCACCCGGCGTGGTGCCCATCCTGGGCGCCCACAGCCCCTCGCTCGGCAGCGAGTACTACATCCGCATCGAGGGGCCCGGGGAGGGCAGCGCCGAGCTGGACTACGCCATGTGCGCCTACAGCCCCGCAGGCGAGCGGGGGTCCCCGCGCCCCCCGTCCTGCTGGAGAGCCCAGGGTGCCCGCGGCAGTGCCTACGACTCTGACAGCAGCCCCACCGTCTCCCTCAGCATGGAGCCGCTGCTGGGCCACGCGCCGGCGGGCGAGGGCTCCTGGGAGTGCGCCGAGTACTACCCCTACCCCTGCCCGGGGCAGGAGCCGCGGGGCTACGAGCCGTCCCCCAGCCACGGGGCCGAGGGGTacctgctggaggaggagcCCGCCCAGCCGGGCAGCCAGGACTGGCCTGTCCCCGGCTTCCAGCCCGGCATCTTTGCCGACCCGCTCGGCGTCTCGCCGTCGGTGAACTGCGCCTACAGCCCCCGGGGGTACGGGGAGGCGCAGGCAGTcccgccgggcgggcggctgccagggcagagcgGGACCAGTCTGGACTGCGTGGCGTTGGAGCTGGGCGAGGACAGCCCCCCCGGAGCCCCGCGCCCGCAGGCCGTGAGCCCCCCGGCTCAGCGGCATCCCTGGGCCTCCAACAGCTCCGCCAACAACAACATCGGCAGCGGCAGCCCAGCGTTCCGCGAGCCCCCGGCCGGTGACAGCTGGTGCTACCGCCGCATGATCACCTTCCGGGGGCTGATGGCCAAGCCCCTGGGCACCGTGCCCCGCGGCCAGCCCCAGCTCGGGGGGTCCCCGCCGGGCCACGACTTCCACCGCCTGCGGCAGGATCAGCCCCCCAGCACGGCCTGCGGCTCCTCCTCCCCGTGCCGCTCGCCCTCCCCGCAGCGCCAGGCCTGGCACAGCCGTGACTCATCAACCTCCGGCCGCTCGCAGGCAGCGGCGCTGGCTGGCAGCCCCAGCGCGCCGTGGGGCCCGGGCACCGCCCCGCCAGCCGGCGCGGGGGCCCCGCACGATGCCCGCCCGGACGAGAGCGTggaggggagcagccctgcccacagcccGCTGCCCCACGCCACGGCTGCACCGGGGCTGGGCGAGGCCGCCCCCATGGCTGGCACCGCGGCCCCTAaccccggcccccccgcggAGCCCGGCGTAGACGGCACCCAGCTTGTGCCAGAGTCCCCCGAGGCGCCTGTGCCGGTGCCCGGGGAGGCTGCCGCTGAGAGCGACGCATGTGCCAGCGGTGATGCAGACCGGACGCCAGACAAGACCTTCTCCAGCGCCAGCTTCCCCAGCACGGACGAGGGGAGCGATGAGGACACGGCGGAGCTGACCTCCGGCATCTTCACCAACTTCTCTGGGGACTACCTGGAGCGGGTGGAGGCGGCCCCGGCGTTCAAGTCCCTGCAGAAGCAGGTGGGGACGCCGGACTCCCTGGAGTCGCTGGACATCCCCTCCACAGCCAGCTCCTGCGAGGCCTTCAGCCCCATCGCCTTCGCGCCCACCGGCCAGCCCAAGGCCCTCGACAGCGGCTACGACACCGAGAACAACGAGTCCCCCGAGTTCGTCCTCAAAGAGCCCCACGAGCCCCGAGAGCCGGAGGCCTTCAGCCAGCTGGGGAAgccgcccccggggctgccggggccggggggcgagGGCGAGGGTCCGGCCCCCGAAACACGGCTCTCCGCTTCCCTCGGGACCGAGCTGCACAGCCTCGCCGAGAAGAACCCCTACCGCGACTCTGCCTACTTCTCTGACTATGACGCCGAGGCCGAGCGCGGCCCCAAGGACGAGGAGGACAGCGACGGGTCCCGGACcccagaggcagaggagggtccccagccccctgcgCAGGACCTGGGGCGAGCCCCTGTGCTGGGAGAGGACCCGCTGCACCCCCCGGGGGCACCTGGCAGCCCCCCACCAGTGCCTGCCATTGTGGGGGCAGCGGACGTTCCGGCAGCGGGGGTTTCGGCAGGGGACCGGAGGGGGGCAGAGTCCGGGAGTGCTCCGGCCGGCCCCACGGGACAGGGGTCTGGCACCGATCGGCGACCCGCTGGCACGGGGCTGGTGCCGGGCAGCTCCCTGCGCCCTGCCGGGGATGCCTGTCCCCCGGGCTCTGCGCCGCCCAAGACTTTCTTCTTGACCCCAGTTCCAGCAAGCCCCGGGGAGCCGGCGTCGGTCGGAGGGATCCACGTGCCCGAGGGCGTCCCCAGGCTtgggggagctgcagccaggggCGAACAGACTGTGCCCCCCACGCCGGGGCTTGGGGAACCAGGGCTGCCCCCCGAGGGGACCGGGGCGGGCGATGCGCCGGGGGGTCCCAGCACGCTGCTACCGGGGGGTGAGTCACCCCCGGGCATCTCCCCGCTCCCGTCCGCCCGGGAGCCGCGTCCGGCCGCCCCCGAGCGCCacgaggagctggaggaggaggaggaggacacgGAGGACAGCGACGAGTCGGACGAGGAACTGCGCTGCTACAACATCCAGGAGCAGAGCGAGGAGAGCGAGGAGGAGCCGGCGGCTGTGCCCATCGTGGTGGCCGAgagccagagcagcaggaacCTGCGCAGCCTCCTCAAGATGCCCAGCCTGCTCTCCGAGGCCTTCTGCGAGGACCTGGAGCGCAAGAAGAAGGCCGTCTCCTTCTACGATGATGTTACCATCTACCTCTTTGACCAG GAAAGCCCCACGCGGGAGCTGGCTGAGCAGAGCTtcccagagcccccccagccttcggggcagccccccgctggcagcagcccccccagcccggtGGACAGGCTCGGTGCCTCGGACGACTCCTCGGACGGCAACGCCTCGGAAGAGA GCGGTGGCTTTGAGTGGGATGACGACTTTCCGCTCATGCCGGTGAAGCCGTCCCTGATGGCCTCGCTGACGGGGACGCCGGTGGAGCCCAGCCCGGCCgtgcctgcgctgcctgcacTGGTGCCGGTGCAGAAGCAGGTGCTGCCCATCCAGTTCTCCCGGTTCACGGTCTCGCCCGCCCCGGTGTCCCGGTTCTCCATCACCCACGTTTCCGACTCGGACATGGACTCCATAGGAG GCAGCAGCGAAGACGGTGACCGGGAGTGA